The following proteins come from a genomic window of Corynebacterium sp. P4-C1:
- the dapD gene encoding 2,3,4,5-tetrahydropyridine-2,6-dicarboxylate N-succinyltransferase — protein MTTAFARGLATVTHDGTVLDVWYPAPKLGESVATTGTTRLEETPQQFAKLAGPDEDRGVARVPVATSIADISAAPVDAYDAYLRLHLLSHRLVKPHEANLDGLFGLLANVVWTNYGPCAVSDFQVVRGRLSARGPVVVFSVDKFPRMVDYVVPSGVRIGDADRVRLGAHLAEGTTVMHEGFVNFNAGTLGASMVEGRISAGVVVGDGTDIGGGASIMGTLSGGGKETIKIGERCLLGANAGIGISLGDDCTVEAGLYVTAGTKVVLSADIAQAVGRSEGDTVKALELSGANGILFRRNSVTGSVEAVKAKGVELNAELHNN, from the coding sequence ATGACCACCGCATTCGCACGGGGCTTGGCCACTGTCACCCACGATGGAACTGTCCTGGATGTCTGGTATCCGGCACCGAAGCTCGGTGAGTCGGTCGCCACGACGGGGACGACCCGCCTGGAGGAGACCCCGCAGCAGTTCGCCAAGCTCGCCGGGCCGGACGAGGACCGCGGTGTGGCGCGAGTGCCGGTGGCGACGTCGATTGCCGACATTTCGGCCGCCCCCGTCGACGCCTACGACGCGTACCTCCGCCTCCACCTTCTCTCCCACCGCCTGGTCAAGCCGCACGAGGCAAATCTGGACGGTCTTTTCGGCCTGCTGGCCAACGTCGTGTGGACGAACTACGGTCCGTGCGCTGTCTCCGATTTCCAGGTCGTGCGCGGCCGTCTGTCGGCGCGGGGCCCCGTGGTGGTGTTCTCCGTCGATAAGTTCCCGCGCATGGTGGACTACGTCGTTCCGTCCGGTGTGCGCATCGGGGACGCGGACCGCGTTCGTCTCGGCGCCCACCTCGCTGAGGGCACCACGGTCATGCACGAGGGATTCGTGAACTTCAACGCCGGCACCCTCGGCGCATCCATGGTCGAAGGCCGCATTTCCGCAGGCGTCGTGGTGGGCGACGGCACGGACATCGGCGGTGGCGCGTCCATCATGGGCACCCTGTCGGGCGGCGGCAAGGAGACCATCAAGATCGGCGAGCGCTGCCTGCTCGGCGCCAACGCGGGCATCGGCATTTCGCTTGGCGACGACTGCACCGTCGAAGCCGGCCTCTACGTCACCGCCGGCACCAAGGTGGTGCTGTCCGCCGACATCGCCCAGGCCGTGGGCCGCTCCGAGGGCGACACTGTGAAGGCCCTTGAGCTCTCCGGCGCCAACGGCATCCTGTTCCGCCGCAACTCCGTGACGGGCTCTGTTGAGGCGGTGAAGGCGAAGGGCGTGGAGCTCAACGCGGAGCTGCACAACAACTAA
- a CDS encoding GtrA family protein, giving the protein MTHNDTEPTADAQGNRGSTAVRVIDGLREFIKFGIVGGSGVLVNFVVFYVASKGLLHGFGLGADDIVAQIGSTRWNVRWYHLLSSLAFLLANTWNYQLNRSWTFRGMIKRSWLRGFFPFLATGLVAFVVSLTCMTLLMNPTTPVGLPDHIFDGSSGLRTKSYWAQAISTLIAMPVNFIINKLWTFRKPKAARSSTAA; this is encoded by the coding sequence GTGACCCACAACGACACCGAACCCACTGCCGACGCGCAGGGGAACCGGGGGAGCACAGCTGTCCGGGTGATCGACGGGCTGCGGGAATTCATCAAGTTCGGCATCGTCGGAGGCTCCGGCGTGCTGGTGAACTTCGTCGTGTTCTACGTGGCGTCGAAAGGACTGCTGCACGGCTTCGGCCTGGGTGCCGACGACATCGTGGCCCAGATCGGCTCCACCCGCTGGAACGTGCGCTGGTACCATCTGCTGTCGTCCCTGGCGTTCCTGCTCGCCAACACGTGGAACTACCAGCTCAACCGCAGCTGGACCTTCCGAGGCATGATCAAGCGTTCGTGGCTGCGCGGATTCTTCCCGTTCTTGGCAACGGGGTTGGTCGCCTTCGTCGTGTCGCTGACATGCATGACGCTGCTGATGAACCCGACCACCCCCGTCGGCCTGCCAGACCACATTTTCGACGGCTCCAGCGGTCTGCGCACCAAGTCCTACTGGGCGCAGGCGATCTCGACGCTTATCGCGATGCCGGTGAACTTCATCATCAACAAGCTCTGGACATTCCGGAAACCCAAGGCTGCGAGAAGCAGCACAGCGGCATAG
- the dapC gene encoding succinyldiaminopimelate transaminase, whose translation MGSRRSLSQVLPDFPWDTIADVKAKAASHPGGLIDLSVGGPVDDVPPPIQLALSENAAAPGYPQTMGTPELRATIVAALERRFGITGLNERAVLPTIGLKEAIAWLPTLLGLRGQTVVIPEVAYPTYEVGALIAGCDVVRCDDPAKAPRDAALVFINSPSNPTGAVATVELLRSWVAFGRETGAIIASDECYLYLGWTVEPVSMLHPSVTDGDNTGLLALHSLSKTSNMASYRAGMISGDETLVQELLEVRKHAGLIVPGPIQHAMAAALESDLHEEMQRSTYAMRRLELLKALPEAGFAVDQSDAGLYLWARREGMDSREVLDWLADRGILAAPGHFYGPAGAHHVRIALTATDEKIAEAAQRLTE comes from the coding sequence ATGGGGTCGCGCCGCTCGCTCAGCCAGGTCCTGCCCGACTTTCCGTGGGACACCATCGCCGACGTGAAGGCGAAAGCCGCGTCGCATCCCGGCGGGCTGATTGACCTGTCCGTCGGAGGACCCGTCGACGACGTCCCGCCGCCGATCCAGCTCGCGCTCTCGGAGAACGCCGCAGCGCCGGGCTACCCGCAGACCATGGGCACCCCTGAGCTGCGCGCCACCATTGTCGCGGCGCTGGAGCGCCGCTTCGGCATCACCGGGCTCAACGAGCGCGCTGTCCTGCCCACCATCGGGCTCAAAGAAGCCATCGCGTGGCTGCCGACCCTGCTGGGCCTGCGCGGTCAGACCGTCGTCATCCCGGAAGTCGCGTACCCCACCTACGAGGTCGGGGCACTCATCGCAGGCTGCGATGTCGTGCGTTGCGACGACCCAGCGAAAGCCCCCCGCGACGCCGCCTTAGTCTTCATCAACTCCCCGTCGAACCCGACCGGTGCTGTTGCGACCGTCGAGCTGCTGCGCTCCTGGGTCGCCTTCGGCCGCGAAACCGGTGCGATCATCGCCTCCGACGAGTGCTACCTCTACCTCGGCTGGACCGTTGAGCCGGTATCCATGCTGCACCCGTCCGTCACCGACGGCGACAACACCGGCCTTTTGGCGCTGCACTCCCTGTCCAAGACCTCGAATATGGCGTCCTACCGCGCTGGGATGATTTCCGGCGACGAAACCCTCGTTCAGGAACTGCTCGAGGTACGCAAGCACGCCGGCCTGATAGTGCCCGGTCCGATCCAGCACGCCATGGCCGCGGCGCTGGAGAGCGACCTGCACGAGGAAATGCAGCGTTCCACCTACGCCATGCGCCGCCTCGAGCTGCTCAAGGCTCTGCCCGAGGCCGGCTTCGCCGTCGACCAATCCGATGCTGGTCTCTACCTCTGGGCGCGCCGCGAAGGTATGGATTCCCGCGAGGTCCTCGACTGGCTCGCCGACCGTGGCATCCTTGCCGCCCCTGGCCATTTCTACGGCCCGGCCGGTGCGCACCACGTCCGGATCGCCCTGACTGCGACCGACGAGAAGATTGCGGAGGCGGCGCAACGCTTAACTGAGTGA
- the fdxA gene encoding ferredoxin — translation MTYIIAEPCVDILDRACVEECPVDCIYEGKRMLYIHPDECVDCGACEPACPVEAIFYEDDLPEEWNDYYDANVAFFEEIGSPGGAAAEGPYDFDHPFVAALPPMNQE, via the coding sequence ATGACCTACATCATCGCTGAGCCATGCGTCGACATTCTGGACCGCGCCTGCGTAGAAGAATGCCCGGTCGACTGCATCTACGAGGGCAAGCGCATGCTCTACATCCACCCCGACGAGTGCGTGGACTGCGGCGCTTGCGAGCCCGCATGCCCGGTCGAGGCGATCTTCTACGAAGATGACCTGCCGGAAGAGTGGAACGACTACTACGACGCCAACGTCGCCTTCTTCGAGGAAATCGGCTCGCCGGGCGGCGCCGCCGCTGAAGGCCCCTACGACTTCGACCACCCGTTCGTGGCCGCGCTGCCACCCATGAACCAGGAGTAG
- the mshB gene encoding N-acetyl-1-D-myo-inositol-2-amino-2-deoxy-alpha-D-glucopyranoside deacetylase: MTRPRRPERDLVGLRVVAVHAHPDDESISTGGALAHLARRGADVLVVTCTLGEEGEVIGETYQGLVNDEADQLGGFRIHELTRALHILGVRGEFLGGAGTYRDSGMAGSPASRNPRAFVNSGDRAVNDLAAIFCREAPQLVLTYDENGGYGHPDHIRAHEITHLAAEQVDIPRILWAARLREELEANIADDIPAGWTRPAPGQLDAVDVTDTWVEMNDVEYAAKTEAMKAHATQIWIADGSLTHTNPHSATARGSVTTYALSNLIAQPILRREHYLLGAGLPLEHGADIASGLPL, translated from the coding sequence ATGACCCGCCCGCGACGCCCCGAGCGCGACCTCGTCGGTCTGCGCGTCGTCGCGGTCCACGCGCACCCGGACGACGAGTCCATCTCCACCGGCGGCGCGCTCGCACACCTGGCCCGCCGGGGCGCAGATGTCCTCGTGGTCACCTGCACCCTCGGCGAGGAGGGGGAAGTGATCGGGGAGACCTACCAGGGGCTCGTCAACGACGAGGCGGACCAGCTCGGCGGGTTCCGCATCCACGAGCTCACCCGGGCCCTGCACATCCTCGGTGTGCGCGGCGAATTCCTCGGCGGCGCCGGAACATACCGCGACTCCGGCATGGCGGGCTCACCCGCGAGCCGCAACCCTCGCGCCTTCGTGAACTCCGGCGACCGCGCTGTGAACGACCTCGCCGCCATTTTCTGCCGCGAAGCTCCGCAGCTCGTGCTCACCTACGACGAGAACGGGGGCTACGGCCACCCGGACCACATCCGCGCCCACGAGATCACGCACCTTGCCGCCGAGCAGGTCGACATTCCCCGCATCCTCTGGGCCGCGCGCCTGCGCGAAGAACTCGAGGCCAACATCGCCGACGACATCCCCGCCGGCTGGACGCGCCCCGCGCCGGGTCAGCTCGACGCCGTCGACGTCACCGACACATGGGTCGAGATGAACGACGTCGAATACGCCGCCAAGACCGAGGCTATGAAAGCGCACGCAACGCAGATCTGGATCGCCGACGGTTCCCTCACCCACACCAACCCCCATTCCGCCACCGCCCGCGGCTCAGTGACCACCTACGCCTTGTCCAACCTCATCGCGCAGCCCATCCTCCGCCGTGAGCACTACCTCCTCGGCGCAGGACTGCCTTTGGAGCACGGCGCCGACATCGCCAGCGGACTGCCGCTGTGA
- a CDS encoding ABC transporter family substrate-binding protein, whose amino-acid sequence MRTPSCRATAARILAPVLALGVLSSCSANPGPPPIVEETEATETSTTTAQPAARTKANVGVQPLRNGLNPHLVADELSTVRDVAELTLPSAFGAGGMNEDLLVSADVVDNAGDAAEPDAPAMTVRYVIDPAAQWSDGSPVTGADFVYLWRGMTSTPGVVDPAGYRAIRDVRVSGAGGKTVDVLFDEPVTSWHDLFNYLLPSHLLDSRAEDFATALADTIPASAGHYMVDKVDRGAGVIALKRNDRFWAPDPANIDLLTLNFVRPTELAADRLRSGQLAFVDHVPGETSWDAYSLIPGAQLRLEEGPRELGVTMSVDSPILGSKDARRELASLIDVPLISRIAAGRTRDLAAADSTQPLDGEPEALRKAAAESGPLRIAADPRDSQAMPAARAVADLLVGKGIDAEAVALDATETASRLRAGTVDAVVGWSIDGGAAMWASRIQCPQEDTDFAAGNLSGLCLPSTRGMAANILSGRIPATEARDTVSDTLRREAVWVPVLSERRIMVLGTGITGPDPDLQKWNSGVAGAAQWTAERTPEETEEPATETDKDSDTTEDRDGDRARKRNETEEDRPANDRSEDQPDSGTESSTESGDGQ is encoded by the coding sequence ATGCGCACCCCCAGTTGCAGAGCTACAGCGGCGAGGATTCTCGCCCCGGTTCTCGCGCTGGGGGTGTTGTCGTCGTGCTCTGCGAACCCGGGTCCGCCACCGATCGTGGAGGAGACAGAGGCGACTGAGACGTCCACCACCACGGCCCAGCCGGCGGCGCGTACGAAGGCTAATGTGGGCGTGCAGCCCCTGCGCAACGGGTTGAACCCGCACCTAGTTGCGGATGAGCTCTCCACGGTGCGCGACGTCGCCGAGCTCACGTTGCCGAGCGCGTTCGGCGCCGGTGGCATGAACGAGGACTTGCTCGTGTCCGCTGATGTCGTCGACAACGCCGGGGACGCCGCGGAGCCCGACGCCCCCGCGATGACCGTGCGCTACGTCATCGACCCGGCCGCGCAGTGGTCCGATGGCAGCCCGGTCACGGGGGCGGATTTCGTGTACCTGTGGCGCGGGATGACCTCCACGCCGGGGGTCGTCGACCCGGCGGGCTACCGGGCGATCCGCGATGTGCGCGTGAGCGGCGCGGGAGGCAAGACAGTCGACGTGCTTTTCGACGAGCCTGTTACCTCCTGGCACGACCTCTTCAATTACCTCCTCCCGTCGCATTTGCTGGATTCCCGTGCGGAGGATTTCGCCACCGCGCTCGCCGACACGATTCCGGCGTCCGCCGGGCATTACATGGTGGACAAAGTCGACCGGGGCGCCGGCGTGATCGCGCTGAAGCGCAACGACCGGTTTTGGGCTCCGGACCCGGCGAATATCGACCTGCTCACGCTCAATTTCGTCCGGCCGACGGAACTTGCCGCGGACCGCCTGCGCTCCGGCCAACTCGCCTTCGTCGACCACGTGCCGGGGGAGACGTCGTGGGATGCGTACTCGCTGATTCCCGGCGCGCAGCTGCGCCTCGAGGAAGGTCCGCGCGAGCTCGGTGTGACCATGTCTGTGGATTCGCCGATCCTGGGCTCCAAAGATGCGCGTCGGGAGCTTGCATCGCTTATCGACGTCCCCCTCATCTCCCGCATCGCCGCCGGCCGCACGAGGGACCTCGCCGCAGCCGACTCCACCCAGCCCTTGGACGGAGAGCCGGAGGCCCTGCGCAAAGCCGCGGCCGAGTCGGGCCCGCTGCGCATCGCCGCCGACCCACGCGACAGCCAAGCCATGCCAGCTGCACGCGCTGTGGCCGACCTCCTCGTGGGCAAGGGCATCGACGCTGAGGCGGTGGCTCTGGATGCCACCGAGACCGCTTCCCGCCTGCGCGCCGGCACGGTGGATGCTGTGGTTGGATGGTCCATCGACGGCGGTGCCGCCATGTGGGCGAGCAGGATCCAGTGCCCGCAGGAGGACACTGATTTCGCGGCGGGTAACCTGAGCGGCCTTTGTCTCCCGTCGACACGCGGCATGGCCGCCAATATTCTCTCCGGGCGCATCCCAGCAACCGAAGCGCGCGACACCGTCTCCGACACGCTCCGCCGCGAGGCTGTCTGGGTGCCCGTGCTTTCCGAGCGGCGCATCATGGTCCTCGGCACCGGCATCACCGGCCCGGACCCCGACCTCCAGAAATGGAACAGCGGTGTAGCCGGTGCCGCCCAGTGGACCGCCGAACGCACCCCTGAAGAGACTGAAGAGCCCGCCACAGAGACAGACAAAGACAGCGACACCACTGAAGACCGTGACGGTGACCGTGCACGCAAGCGCAATGAGACCGAGGAGGACCGCCCCGCAAATGACCGCAGCGAAGACCAGCCAGACTCCGGTACCGAATCCAGCACCGAATCCGGCGACGGACAGTGA
- the typA gene encoding translational GTPase TypA, whose amino-acid sequence MSHPEFRNVAIVAHVDHGKTTLVNGMLEQSGAFGDHGEVADRVMDSGDLESERGITILAKNTSIRRKGAGKDGRDLVINVIDTPGHADFGGEVERGLSMVDGVVLLIDASEGPLPQTRFVLGKALEAKKPVIICVNKTDRPDARIDEVVDEAQDLLLELGASLEDPEAAEAAENLLELPVLYASGRAGRASFDNPGNGQLPDNEDLQPLFDVIYDVLPEPSADIDAPFQAQVTNLDSSSFLGRIALIRVYRGSVKKGDTVAWVHYDSEGEQHVKNVKIAELLVTEGLERVPAQGDVIAGDIAAVSGIDEIMIGDTLCNPEKVEPRPRIKVDDPAISMTIGVNTSPMAGRGGGDKLTARLIKARLDQELIGNVSIKVLPTDRPDAWEVQGRGEMALTVLIETMRREGFELTVGKPQVVTKEIDGKTYEPYDHMVIDTPAEHQGAVTQLMANRKGQMTAMGNAGSGDWVRMEFDVPSRGLIGFRTTFLTETRGAGIANSYSIEHRPWAGEIKGRPTGSLVADRSGQVTSYALMQLADRGEFFVEPGAETYEGMVVGANSRDEDMDINITKEKKLTNMRAASADTTVTLAKAKSLSLDEAIEFCDDDECVEVTPEVMRVRKVILNATERGRARSRAKQMNK is encoded by the coding sequence GTGTCGCACCCTGAGTTCCGTAACGTCGCCATCGTCGCCCACGTCGACCACGGCAAGACCACTCTCGTCAACGGCATGCTGGAGCAGTCCGGCGCGTTCGGCGACCACGGCGAGGTTGCAGACCGCGTCATGGATTCCGGAGACCTCGAGTCCGAGCGCGGAATCACCATTTTGGCGAAGAACACCTCCATCCGCCGCAAGGGCGCGGGCAAGGACGGCCGCGACCTCGTCATCAACGTCATCGACACCCCGGGCCACGCAGACTTCGGCGGCGAGGTCGAGCGTGGCCTGTCCATGGTCGACGGCGTCGTCCTGCTTATCGACGCCTCCGAGGGCCCCCTCCCGCAGACCCGCTTTGTTCTGGGCAAGGCACTCGAAGCGAAGAAGCCCGTCATCATTTGCGTGAACAAGACCGACCGCCCGGACGCGCGAATCGACGAAGTCGTCGACGAGGCTCAGGACCTCCTCCTGGAGCTCGGCGCCTCCCTCGAGGACCCCGAGGCCGCCGAGGCCGCCGAGAACCTGCTCGAGCTGCCCGTCCTCTACGCTTCCGGCCGCGCCGGCCGCGCCTCCTTCGACAACCCGGGCAACGGCCAGCTTCCGGACAACGAGGATCTGCAGCCGCTTTTCGACGTCATCTACGACGTCCTGCCCGAGCCCTCCGCTGACATCGACGCTCCGTTCCAGGCGCAGGTGACCAACCTCGACTCCTCCTCCTTCCTCGGCCGCATCGCCCTGATCCGCGTCTACCGCGGCTCCGTGAAGAAGGGCGACACTGTCGCCTGGGTCCACTATGACTCCGAGGGCGAACAGCACGTCAAGAACGTCAAGATCGCCGAGCTGCTGGTCACCGAGGGCCTTGAACGCGTCCCCGCCCAGGGCGACGTCATCGCCGGCGACATCGCAGCCGTGTCCGGCATCGACGAGATCATGATCGGCGACACCCTCTGCAACCCGGAGAAGGTCGAGCCGCGCCCGCGCATCAAGGTCGACGACCCGGCGATCTCCATGACCATCGGTGTGAACACCTCCCCGATGGCCGGCCGCGGTGGCGGCGACAAGCTCACCGCCCGCCTGATCAAGGCCCGCCTCGACCAGGAGCTCATCGGTAACGTGTCCATCAAGGTGCTGCCGACCGACCGCCCGGATGCCTGGGAAGTCCAGGGCCGCGGCGAGATGGCCCTGACCGTTTTGATCGAGACGATGCGCCGCGAAGGCTTCGAGCTCACCGTGGGCAAGCCGCAGGTGGTCACCAAGGAGATCGACGGCAAGACCTACGAGCCTTATGACCACATGGTCATCGACACCCCGGCCGAGCACCAGGGCGCCGTCACCCAGCTGATGGCCAACCGCAAGGGCCAGATGACCGCGATGGGCAACGCAGGTTCCGGCGACTGGGTCCGCATGGAATTCGACGTCCCTTCCCGTGGCCTCATCGGCTTCCGCACGACCTTCCTGACCGAGACCCGTGGTGCCGGCATCGCCAACTCGTACTCCATCGAGCACCGCCCCTGGGCAGGCGAGATCAAGGGCCGCCCGACCGGCTCCCTCGTTGCCGACCGTTCCGGCCAGGTCACCTCCTACGCACTGATGCAGCTCGCGGACCGTGGCGAGTTCTTCGTCGAGCCCGGCGCGGAGACCTACGAAGGCATGGTCGTCGGTGCGAACAGTCGCGACGAGGACATGGACATCAACATCACCAAGGAGAAGAAGCTGACCAACATGCGTGCCGCTTCCGCGGACACGACGGTCACGCTGGCCAAGGCGAAGTCCCTGTCCCTCGACGAGGCAATCGAGTTCTGCGACGACGACGAGTGCGTCGAGGTCACCCCGGAGGTCATGCGTGTTCGTAAGGTCATCCTCAACGCGACCGAGCGCGGCCGCGCACGTTCCCGCGCGAAGCAGATGAACAAGTAG
- a CDS encoding DUF402 domain-containing protein encodes MKADRADQPDLHPVKQETFDTTSKTNTDPKGFLRDVDTFKVTDFGLYMARGANHPKFGYLESWLLPELKLRANIFHFREGVDVEQDYYFDIADIDIEGDVWRTRDLYVDLVAVQGEAIDVLDIDELAAATSAGLITAEEAERAIDATLNAVEGITRHDDDAMEWLRAQGIELTWADEVELTPAAS; translated from the coding sequence ATGAAGGCGGACCGCGCGGATCAACCCGATCTGCACCCGGTGAAGCAGGAGACATTCGACACCACGTCGAAGACCAACACGGACCCGAAGGGCTTCCTGAGGGACGTGGACACGTTCAAAGTCACCGATTTCGGCTTGTACATGGCCCGTGGCGCGAACCACCCGAAATTCGGCTACCTGGAGAGCTGGCTGCTTCCGGAGCTGAAGCTGCGCGCGAATATCTTCCACTTCCGCGAAGGCGTGGATGTGGAACAGGACTACTACTTCGACATCGCCGACATCGACATCGAGGGCGATGTGTGGCGCACCCGCGACCTCTACGTCGACCTCGTCGCTGTCCAGGGCGAGGCGATCGATGTGCTCGACATCGACGAGCTCGCTGCCGCGACGTCCGCGGGCCTGATCACGGCGGAGGAGGCGGAGAGAGCTATCGACGCCACACTCAACGCCGTCGAGGGCATCACCCGCCACGACGACGACGCGATGGAATGGCTGCGCGCCCAGGGCATCGAATTGACCTGGGCGGACGAGGTGGAGCTCACACCGGCCGCATCCTAG
- a CDS encoding DUF2218 domain-containing protein — MPKTVTSTARVRLDRPARYGKLLASYFEQLIDATWDPETSKGTFTFPADRTLQAPGSGSATCDVIGTEGVLMLSVEGAEPAVERAERELATRLLHLAHDRDVVVEFTRADGCRARFTREELTSA; from the coding sequence ATGCCGAAAACCGTGACCTCGACCGCGCGCGTGCGACTCGACCGTCCCGCGCGGTACGGGAAGTTGCTGGCCAGCTATTTTGAGCAGCTTATCGACGCCACTTGGGACCCCGAGACCTCCAAAGGCACGTTCACCTTCCCCGCGGACCGCACCCTTCAAGCCCCTGGAAGCGGTTCTGCGACTTGTGACGTCATCGGCACCGAGGGGGTGCTCATGCTCAGCGTCGAAGGGGCGGAACCTGCCGTCGAGCGTGCGGAGCGCGAACTGGCGACCCGGCTGTTGCACCTCGCGCACGACCGAGATGTCGTCGTGGAATTCACCCGCGCTGACGGCTGCCGCGCACGTTTCACCCGCGAGGAGCTGACCAGCGCCTAG